The Corynebacterium vitaeruminis DSM 20294 genome window below encodes:
- a CDS encoding AzlC family ABC transporter permease, with protein MVSRETSVREEIKAGIKETWAVGLGLVPLGLAFGLLITQTGFQWWWAPIFSILIYAGSMEFLAIGLVTGGVGPVSAAVTAFMVNFRHIFYGLTFPRRAIKNKLGIAYSTYALTDESYAIVSADQDRNPSGAKILTIQLLCQSLWVIPGTIAALIGQAIPQGIHGMDFALTALFVVLAWESFKANRDYSLPVIAGLFAIGAAVLAPSQMLIIALTLYFLVLLLRNSSPRVDEALTWKKGGTDD; from the coding sequence ATGGTTTCACGTGAAACGTCCGTTCGCGAGGAAATCAAGGCGGGCATCAAGGAGACCTGGGCCGTGGGCCTGGGTCTCGTCCCGCTCGGCCTCGCGTTCGGCTTGCTGATTACTCAAACGGGTTTCCAATGGTGGTGGGCACCCATCTTTTCTATCCTCATTTATGCTGGATCTATGGAGTTTTTGGCGATTGGCCTGGTCACTGGCGGCGTTGGTCCGGTCTCCGCCGCCGTGACCGCCTTCATGGTCAACTTCCGGCACATCTTTTACGGCCTCACTTTCCCGCGTCGCGCGATCAAGAACAAGCTGGGGATCGCCTATTCCACCTACGCCCTGACCGACGAATCCTACGCGATCGTCTCCGCGGACCAAGACCGGAACCCCTCGGGCGCGAAGATCCTGACCATCCAGCTTCTCTGCCAGAGCCTGTGGGTCATCCCCGGCACCATCGCCGCGCTGATCGGGCAGGCGATCCCCCAGGGCATCCACGGCATGGACTTCGCGCTCACCGCGCTCTTCGTCGTCCTGGCATGGGAATCGTTCAAGGCCAACCGCGACTACTCGCTCCCGGTCATCGCCGGGCTGTTCGCCATCGGCGCCGCGGTCCTCGCGCCGAGCCAGATGCTCATCATCGCGCTGACCCTGTATTTCCTGGTCCTTCTGCTGCGCAACTCCTCCCCGCGCGTCGATGAGGCGCTGACCTGGAAGAAGGGCGGCACCGATGACTGA
- a CDS encoding bile acid:sodium symporter family protein, with amino-acid sequence MLSRLKNPDPLIVLIISAVILAILFPASGAFADWFSTAVKIAIALLFYLYGARLSTHEALEGLKNWKLHLTILAFTFVVFPIIGLALRPIQGLIGHELYLGILYLTLVPSTVQSSVAFTSIARGNVAGAIVSASASNLAGVVLTPLLVMLLMSGAATGGGGVHVDTSVFMDIAIQLLLPFVLGQLTRRWVKGIAANKATKIVDRGSIAMVVYSAFSAGMVEGIWSTVSVWQIVFLVAFSAALVSFMLWLSRAISSRAGFPRKDVIAIEFCGSKKSLASGLPMAAVIFGGANLGLLILPLMIFHQVQLMICSWLAARYGRQAAEQSA; translated from the coding sequence ATGCTCAGCAGATTGAAAAACCCGGATCCCCTGATCGTCCTGATCATATCCGCGGTCATCTTGGCCATCCTGTTCCCGGCCAGCGGCGCCTTCGCCGACTGGTTCTCGACGGCCGTGAAGATCGCCATCGCCCTGCTCTTCTACCTTTACGGTGCCCGCCTGTCCACACACGAGGCACTCGAGGGCCTGAAGAACTGGAAGCTGCACCTGACGATCCTGGCGTTCACCTTCGTGGTGTTCCCGATCATCGGCCTAGCCCTGCGTCCGATCCAGGGCCTCATCGGGCACGAGCTCTACCTCGGCATCCTCTACCTCACGCTGGTGCCCTCCACGGTGCAGTCGTCGGTGGCGTTTACCTCCATCGCCCGCGGCAACGTGGCCGGGGCCATCGTTTCCGCCTCCGCCTCGAATCTCGCGGGCGTGGTGCTCACGCCGCTGCTGGTCATGCTGCTCATGAGCGGGGCGGCGACCGGAGGCGGGGGAGTGCACGTGGACACCAGCGTGTTCATGGACATCGCGATCCAGCTCCTCCTCCCGTTCGTACTCGGACAGCTGACCCGCCGGTGGGTGAAGGGCATCGCCGCCAACAAGGCAACCAAGATCGTCGATCGCGGCTCGATCGCGATGGTCGTCTACTCGGCCTTCTCCGCGGGCATGGTGGAGGGCATCTGGTCGACCGTGAGCGTGTGGCAGATCGTCTTCCTCGTCGCCTTCTCCGCGGCACTGGTGAGCTTCATGCTCTGGCTGAGCCGGGCGATCAGCTCCCGTGCCGGATTCCCACGCAAGGACGTCATCGCCATCGAGTTCTGCGGGTCGAAGAAGTCGCTGGCCTCGGGCCTGCCGATGGCTGCGGTCATCTTCGGCGGCGCGAACCTCGGCCTGTTGATCCTCCCGCTGATGATCTTCCACCAGGTCCAGCTCATGATCTGCTCCTGGCTCGCGGCCCGCTACGGCAGGCAGGCCGCCGAACAATCTGCATAA
- a CDS encoding cytochrome ubiquinol oxidase subunit I has product MDVVDISRWQFGITTVYHFLFVPLTIGLAPLVALMQTLWTTTKKESWYRATRFFGTLFLVNFAMGVVTGIVQEFQFGMNWSEYSRYVGDVFGAPLAFEGLAAFFVESTFLGLWIFGWGRLPKWVHLACIWLVAIAVNLSAYFIIVANSFMQHPVGAVYNPDTGRAELTDIWALLTNSTALAAWPHTVSGSLLTGGTFLAGIAGWWMIRERKNPDGAALWRPAARLGMWVTGLSAIALFATGDIQAKLMFVQQPMKMAAAESLCKTQTDPSFSVLSVGTHNNCDSVQHLIEVPGVLSFLAGSKFSGVTLQGVEDLQQKYEALYGPGNYSPNLFVTYWSFRMMIGLLVGSLLLMVVGLWLTRKKAMQAGREPSARVLKWFRWLTLAAIPFPFLANSAGWIFTEMGRQPWVVAPNPNSDQPIHLIVDFGVSNHAAWTVWFSLIGFTLVYGALAVVWFWLMRRKVLEGPLPTGASKDIAADTYGPDSEELAPLSFKEA; this is encoded by the coding sequence ATGGATGTAGTCGACATATCTCGGTGGCAATTCGGAATTACCACCGTTTATCACTTTCTTTTCGTCCCCCTGACCATCGGGCTCGCACCCCTAGTAGCCCTCATGCAGACGCTGTGGACCACGACGAAGAAGGAGTCCTGGTACCGCGCGACGCGCTTCTTCGGCACCCTATTCCTCGTCAACTTCGCCATGGGCGTGGTCACCGGCATCGTCCAGGAATTCCAGTTCGGAATGAACTGGTCCGAGTACTCCCGCTACGTCGGCGACGTGTTCGGCGCGCCGCTGGCCTTCGAGGGTCTGGCCGCGTTCTTCGTGGAATCCACCTTCCTCGGCCTGTGGATCTTCGGGTGGGGGAGGCTCCCGAAGTGGGTCCACCTCGCCTGCATCTGGCTCGTGGCCATCGCCGTGAACCTCTCCGCATACTTCATCATCGTGGCCAACTCGTTCATGCAGCACCCCGTCGGTGCCGTGTACAACCCGGATACCGGGCGCGCGGAGCTCACCGATATCTGGGCACTGCTGACCAATTCCACCGCGCTTGCCGCCTGGCCTCACACCGTGTCCGGCTCGCTGCTCACCGGCGGCACCTTCCTCGCTGGCATCGCCGGTTGGTGGATGATCCGGGAGCGCAAAAACCCCGACGGTGCAGCGCTGTGGCGCCCGGCCGCGCGACTAGGCATGTGGGTCACCGGGCTCAGCGCCATCGCACTGTTCGCCACGGGCGACATCCAGGCCAAGCTCATGTTCGTCCAGCAGCCGATGAAGATGGCCGCGGCCGAGTCCCTCTGCAAGACGCAGACCGACCCGAGCTTCTCCGTCCTTTCCGTGGGAACCCACAACAACTGCGACTCCGTGCAGCACCTCATCGAGGTGCCCGGGGTCTTGAGCTTCCTCGCGGGGAGTAAGTTCTCCGGCGTCACCCTCCAGGGCGTGGAAGACCTGCAGCAGAAGTACGAGGCCCTCTACGGCCCGGGCAACTACTCGCCCAACCTGTTCGTCACCTACTGGTCCTTCCGAATGATGATCGGCCTGCTCGTGGGCTCACTGCTGCTCATGGTCGTGGGCCTCTGGCTCACCCGCAAGAAGGCCATGCAGGCGGGCAGGGAGCCCAGCGCGCGGGTGCTGAAGTGGTTCAGGTGGCTCACGCTGGCCGCGATCCCGTTCCCGTTCCTAGCGAACTCCGCTGGCTGGATCTTCACCGAGATGGGCCGCCAGCCGTGGGTGGTCGCGCCGAACCCCAACTCCGACCAGCCCATTCACCTCATCGTGGATTTCGGCGTGTCCAACCACGCGGCGTGGACGGTGTGGTTCTCGCTCATCGGATTCACCCTCGTGTATGGCGCGCTCGCCGTGGTGTGGTTCTGGCTCATGCGCAGAAAGGTCCTCGAGGGGCCGCTTCCGACCGGGGCGAGCAAAGACATCGCCGCGGACACCTACGGACCGGACAGCGAGGAGCTCGCGCCGCTGTCGTTTAAGGAGGCCTAG
- a CDS encoding branched-chain amino acid transporter permease, whose translation MTELLLASAGLPEGVRLSTFLGVLVPVAIVTVALRQIPFSAVRALQGSSLMGLLSKTMPVGVMVVLVVYTLNSTRTAPGGLGAALIAVAATMALHAWRRDASLSIIGGTAIYMVLVNLVF comes from the coding sequence ATGACTGAACTGCTCTTGGCCTCGGCGGGCCTTCCAGAAGGCGTTCGCTTGTCGACGTTCCTCGGCGTGCTGGTTCCCGTGGCGATCGTAACCGTGGCGCTGCGCCAGATCCCCTTCTCCGCCGTTCGCGCGCTACAGGGAAGCTCGCTCATGGGCCTTCTGTCCAAGACGATGCCGGTGGGCGTGATGGTGGTGCTCGTGGTGTACACGCTTAACTCCACGCGGACCGCACCTGGCGGGCTCGGCGCGGCGCTCATCGCGGTGGCGGCGACGATGGCCCTCCACGCGTGGCGCAGGGACGCGAGCCTGTCGATCATCGGTGGCACGGCCATCTACATGGTGCTCGTCAACCTCGTGTTCTAG
- a CDS encoding Rieske (2Fe-2S) protein — translation MFLVGTATTFAGALLAACGSAKEVNSVAVKDVPVGSAVIVGKYIVAQPTEGEYKAYSTTCPHAGAPITEVNGDIVRCTQHGSEFSIKDGSVVQGPARDPLKSATAKVDGDSVALS, via the coding sequence ATGTTCCTCGTGGGCACCGCCACCACCTTCGCGGGCGCGCTGCTGGCCGCGTGCGGCAGCGCCAAGGAGGTCAACTCCGTCGCAGTGAAGGACGTCCCCGTGGGCAGCGCGGTGATCGTGGGCAAGTACATCGTGGCGCAGCCGACCGAGGGGGAGTACAAGGCGTATTCGACTACCTGCCCCCACGCGGGCGCGCCCATCACCGAGGTGAACGGCGACATCGTGCGCTGCACCCAGCACGGCTCGGAGTTCAGCATCAAGGACGGCTCGGTCGTCCAGGGCCCCGCGCGCGACCCACTGAAGAGCGCGACGGCGAAGGTCGATGGCGACAGCGTCGCGCTGAGCTAG
- the cydC gene encoding thiol reductant ABC exporter subunit CydC encodes MSAFQSLISLLSSAGVRRRQVLAAVALSTATLCSALGLTVLSGWLITRAWQMPPVLDLSVAITAVRALGISRGALRYVDRLYAHRIALRAESRLRCVLFDASRPGTSVSVRDADVQRMTDALVRSLVPFGTAAVMSAIAVAWAALLQPWAAIILLAAFVVRGVLAPMLAARSARAVEQVRDLNVVEEALGRLTRDRAEYTLAGRLGALEGEASQASRKAADSTQRALSLTAASRALGTLAQGLAIAGVAWVGLNTYADDPMWLGMLVLIPLASFEAHGGLDQAAVHLDEASRTAVRVSGALHEEPALGPAPRVLDVSAENLLCAYGERRWTLDAPFGSRIILRGPSGMGKSTLLRTLAGELPARDGRVRPSALARYHSEDEWVFATTIRENLLLAKPDATDAELEAVLDAVGLGLPLDLLLEDGAGSLSSGQRRRLLLARALISDAPILLLDEPTEHIAEEDARELLAMLQAPRLPGTLEDRTIIAVTHLEDSDVSRETSTSL; translated from the coding sequence ATGAGTGCGTTTCAGTCGCTTATTTCCTTGCTCTCCAGCGCTGGCGTGCGTCGCCGCCAGGTGCTCGCCGCCGTCGCCCTGTCCACGGCGACGCTTTGTTCGGCGCTCGGCCTCACGGTCCTTTCCGGGTGGCTCATCACGCGCGCCTGGCAGATGCCGCCGGTGCTGGACCTCAGCGTCGCGATCACCGCCGTCCGCGCGCTCGGCATCTCCCGCGGCGCGCTCCGCTACGTGGACCGGCTCTACGCGCACCGTATCGCGCTCCGCGCGGAGTCTCGGCTTCGCTGCGTGCTTTTCGACGCCTCGCGGCCGGGGACCTCCGTGTCGGTGCGCGATGCCGATGTCCAGCGGATGACCGACGCCCTCGTGCGCTCGCTCGTTCCCTTCGGCACCGCCGCGGTCATGTCGGCGATCGCCGTCGCGTGGGCGGCGCTGCTGCAGCCATGGGCCGCCATCATCCTGCTTGCCGCCTTCGTGGTGCGCGGGGTCCTGGCACCCATGCTTGCGGCCCGTTCCGCGCGGGCGGTCGAGCAGGTGCGCGACCTCAACGTCGTGGAGGAGGCGCTCGGGCGGCTCACGAGAGATCGCGCCGAGTACACCCTCGCGGGTCGGCTCGGCGCATTGGAGGGCGAGGCCTCCCAGGCGTCACGGAAGGCGGCGGACTCGACGCAGCGCGCCTTGTCCCTCACCGCCGCATCCCGGGCGCTCGGCACCCTCGCCCAGGGCTTGGCCATCGCTGGCGTTGCCTGGGTGGGGCTCAACACCTATGCGGACGACCCGATGTGGCTGGGAATGCTCGTCCTCATCCCGCTCGCCAGCTTCGAGGCCCACGGCGGCCTCGACCAGGCGGCGGTCCACCTCGACGAGGCCTCCCGGACGGCGGTGCGCGTGAGCGGTGCGCTCCACGAGGAGCCAGCGCTGGGCCCGGCGCCTCGGGTACTCGACGTCTCGGCGGAGAACCTCCTCTGCGCGTACGGCGAGAGGCGCTGGACCCTCGACGCTCCCTTCGGATCCAGAATCATCCTCCGTGGCCCCTCAGGGATGGGGAAGTCGACCCTGCTGCGGACCCTGGCGGGGGAGCTACCGGCCCGGGATGGGCGTGTGCGGCCGAGCGCCCTGGCACGGTACCACTCCGAGGACGAGTGGGTCTTTGCGACCACCATCCGCGAGAACCTGCTCCTTGCGAAGCCGGACGCCACGGACGCGGAGCTAGAAGCGGTGCTCGACGCGGTCGGCCTCGGGCTGCCCCTCGACCTGCTTCTCGAGGATGGCGCAGGCTCGCTTTCCTCCGGCCAGCGCCGACGCCTGCTGCTGGCCCGCGCCCTGATCAGCGACGCGCCGATCCTGCTCCTTGACGAGCCGACCGAGCACATCGCCGAGGAGGATGCCCGCGAGCTGCTCGCCATGCTGCAAGCACCGCGGCTACCCGGCACGCTCGAGGACCGAACGATCATCGCCGTCACCCACCTCGAGGACTCCGATGTTTCACGTGAAACATCGACGAGTCTGTGA
- a CDS encoding LacI family DNA-binding transcriptional regulator — translation MARRATMKDVAELAGVSIQTVSRVLNSSGSVSDHTREKVEAAARDLRYTINLAAKQLAAKHSTVVGFLVDGELRFGIAEIFGHLQKTVRERHEYLAFATAANEQDQLLDAIDYLQGSHVKGLIVFAPEASMLEFVLARTSLPCVAIAAGVQPRHNMSVVTFDQEPAVYAATRQLIEGGARRIVNLTGDMHCEDARLRLGGYRRACEAAGIEPDWIVGWGWANEDGYGAAKQMLEKGAPDAIVVGNDDMAIGAMRALREAGLSVPEDVQVIGFDDLTVSRYLTPSLTTIAQNFRELGMQALSELDRLVAGETGQLVTVPTRTIWRETTRIEA, via the coding sequence ATGGCGAGAAGGGCAACGATGAAGGACGTCGCCGAGCTGGCGGGGGTCAGCATTCAGACGGTGTCCCGCGTCCTCAACTCCTCGGGCTCCGTGAGCGATCACACGCGCGAGAAGGTGGAGGCGGCGGCAAGGGACCTGCGCTACACCATCAACCTCGCTGCGAAGCAGCTGGCCGCGAAGCACTCCACCGTCGTGGGCTTCCTCGTCGACGGCGAATTGCGCTTCGGTATCGCGGAGATCTTCGGCCACCTGCAGAAGACGGTGCGCGAGCGCCACGAATACCTGGCATTCGCCACGGCCGCGAACGAGCAGGACCAGCTGCTGGATGCCATCGACTACCTCCAAGGCTCTCACGTGAAGGGGCTCATCGTCTTCGCCCCGGAGGCCTCCATGCTCGAGTTCGTCCTCGCGCGCACCTCCCTCCCCTGCGTCGCCATCGCCGCTGGGGTGCAGCCCCGCCACAACATGAGCGTGGTGACCTTCGATCAGGAACCGGCGGTCTACGCGGCCACACGCCAGCTCATCGAGGGCGGCGCCCGCAGGATTGTGAACCTGACCGGCGATATGCACTGCGAGGATGCCCGCCTGCGGCTCGGCGGCTACCGGCGCGCCTGCGAGGCCGCCGGCATCGAGCCGGACTGGATCGTCGGCTGGGGCTGGGCCAACGAGGACGGATACGGCGCCGCCAAGCAGATGCTGGAAAAGGGTGCGCCCGACGCCATCGTCGTGGGAAACGACGACATGGCCATCGGTGCTATGCGTGCGCTGCGGGAGGCGGGGCTCTCCGTGCCGGAGGACGTGCAGGTGATCGGCTTCGACGACCTTACCGTCTCCCGCTACCTCACCCCGTCGCTAACCACCATCGCCCAGAACTTCCGCGAGCTCGGCATGCAGGCCCTCAGCGAGCTCGATCGGCTCGTTGCGGGCGAGACCGGCCAGCTCGTGACCGTCCCCACCCGGACCATCTGGCGCGAGACCACCCGCATCGAGGCATGA
- a CDS encoding TM2 domain-containing protein has protein sequence MKYPTYDIRPRTMWFGQDVVGCRNYPHVIQQVLANVSPDSDGNRYFSVELVLEPDNPMLGRNQAVSIRFNDQVLGYLPESTAAAYWPELARIAATALRPVTTARLVPGTNTYGESPDANVSLALGRPGTVVPVNAPPFESWALLPWGEGIPLLKIPGEEHGMSAYLPQTGEALVLFTLHQAFSPEGEPVIQVRLNGRPVGTVPQTSSAGLLSAVEQMQNMGLSLVVRGLVGGTRQSPQAVIYGATADQLDVDFLSFPKINPLSRLVEQGETYFVPDAWQGNTARPAPQQQPPVAASNQANPYGQVANSPQNQPWPNAQNSVQQGFVGQQFVQPQPAPQIVNNIYNNSAYAAPAPIPYGEKNIVVAYVLWLFLGFFGAHRFYLGENVGGVLQLLTVGGAGLWWMLDVALIPGLVDSANRRRY, from the coding sequence GTGAAATACCCCACCTATGACATTCGGCCCCGAACGATGTGGTTTGGCCAAGACGTTGTGGGTTGCAGGAATTACCCGCACGTCATCCAGCAGGTCCTTGCAAACGTGTCTCCGGACAGCGATGGGAATCGCTACTTTTCCGTTGAACTCGTGTTGGAGCCCGACAACCCGATGTTGGGGCGCAATCAGGCGGTTTCGATTCGGTTTAACGACCAAGTTCTCGGTTACCTCCCCGAATCGACCGCTGCTGCTTATTGGCCGGAATTGGCGCGCATCGCAGCGACCGCGCTCAGGCCAGTCACCACTGCACGGCTTGTTCCCGGCACAAATACCTACGGGGAGAGCCCAGACGCCAACGTTTCATTAGCCCTCGGGCGACCCGGCACCGTTGTCCCGGTTAATGCCCCTCCCTTTGAGTCCTGGGCCCTGCTCCCCTGGGGCGAAGGCATTCCTCTGTTGAAGATTCCGGGTGAAGAGCATGGAATGAGCGCGTACCTCCCACAGACGGGCGAGGCTCTCGTGCTGTTTACCCTCCACCAGGCATTTTCGCCAGAAGGCGAACCTGTGATCCAAGTCCGCTTGAATGGGCGGCCTGTCGGCACCGTTCCCCAGACATCCAGCGCAGGGCTGCTTAGCGCCGTTGAGCAGATGCAGAACATGGGCCTTAGCCTCGTGGTTCGCGGGCTCGTCGGCGGGACTCGGCAGTCTCCGCAGGCCGTCATCTACGGCGCAACCGCCGATCAGCTGGACGTGGATTTCCTGAGTTTTCCGAAGATCAACCCGCTGTCTCGACTTGTCGAGCAGGGTGAGACCTACTTCGTCCCTGATGCCTGGCAAGGCAACACGGCCCGTCCCGCTCCGCAGCAACAGCCGCCGGTGGCAGCCAGTAATCAGGCAAATCCATACGGCCAGGTGGCCAACTCCCCACAGAATCAACCATGGCCGAATGCTCAAAACTCGGTGCAGCAGGGATTCGTGGGCCAGCAGTTTGTCCAGCCGCAGCCAGCTCCCCAGATCGTCAACAACATCTACAACAACTCAGCCTATGCGGCTCCGGCACCTATTCCTTACGGGGAAAAGAACATTGTGGTCGCATACGTTCTGTGGCTGTTCTTGGGCTTCTTTGGCGCGCACCGCTTCTACCTGGGCGAGAATGTCGGTGGTGTCCTCCAGTTGCTCACGGTGGGCGGCGCGGGTCTTTGGTGGATGCTCGATGTCGCACTCATCCCAGGACTGGTGGATTCTGCCAACCGACGGCGCTATTAG
- a CDS encoding ABC transporter transmembrane domain-containing protein: MSSGPIDVRLLRVSPAAAKYVLGTGIAQAADTSLIVLRGFLLGGLAAGAITEFPMFHVKPWVIAGLVAVVCAQAAVSWLRTVWASKSAGNAIHQLRKAAMRALARRDPREVSADSARWTLTLGRELEGLRPYLAEYVPALVAVCLSTPTALAVIFYLDRPAGWLALCTVPLIPLFMVLIGRLTRGHTEARLRVASALQHRLADILGGATTLRRYGREEAPRRELEQAGRRHATTTMGVLRLAFLSSFALELLATLSVALVAVSVGLRLVTGSIELRPALIVLIIVPEVYAPLRAVGASFHAAADGMAAASAAVELCSAPGAVGGYRSLGTEVRCERLTVHGREGDTPRGLTFEAAPGTITVLRGANGSGKSTALLAIAGLLPDDSVEGQVTAPGDLAYLPAAPAYVKGTVGDNARLMGSPWEGTRAAMGQLGLEESEADPFELSTGQAHRVAIARTLAHPHASTLLLDEPSAHLSPEILPALCALLRRLAGEGACVVVASHDPRLASIADQVIEL, encoded by the coding sequence ATGTCTTCCGGACCGATCGACGTTCGACTCCTGCGGGTCAGCCCCGCGGCGGCGAAGTACGTCCTAGGAACCGGGATCGCCCAAGCCGCGGACACGAGCCTCATCGTGCTCCGCGGCTTCCTGCTTGGCGGGCTGGCGGCGGGGGCGATCACCGAATTTCCAATGTTTCACGTGAAACCATGGGTCATCGCTGGGCTCGTCGCCGTGGTCTGCGCCCAGGCCGCGGTCTCGTGGCTGCGCACCGTATGGGCGTCGAAAAGCGCCGGAAACGCCATTCACCAGCTGCGCAAGGCGGCAATGCGGGCGCTGGCCCGGCGCGACCCCCGCGAGGTGAGCGCCGACTCCGCGCGCTGGACGCTCACGCTCGGCCGCGAGCTCGAGGGGCTGCGGCCGTACCTCGCCGAGTACGTGCCAGCGCTTGTTGCCGTTTGCTTGTCGACGCCTACGGCCCTCGCTGTGATTTTCTACCTCGACCGCCCGGCCGGCTGGCTCGCCCTGTGCACCGTGCCGCTCATCCCGCTGTTCATGGTCCTCATCGGAAGGCTGACGAGGGGGCACACCGAGGCTCGCCTGAGGGTCGCCAGCGCGCTCCAGCATCGATTGGCCGACATCCTGGGCGGTGCGACCACTCTGCGGCGGTACGGGCGGGAGGAGGCCCCGAGGCGCGAGCTCGAGCAGGCCGGACGCCGCCACGCGACCACCACCATGGGCGTGCTGCGGCTGGCCTTCCTGTCCTCGTTCGCGCTGGAATTGCTGGCGACACTGTCGGTGGCGCTCGTTGCGGTGTCGGTGGGGCTGCGCCTGGTCACGGGGAGCATCGAGCTGCGCCCGGCGCTCATCGTCCTCATCATCGTCCCGGAGGTCTACGCCCCGCTGCGCGCCGTCGGGGCCAGCTTTCACGCGGCCGCCGACGGCATGGCCGCGGCATCCGCGGCGGTAGAGCTGTGCTCGGCCCCCGGCGCGGTGGGCGGCTACCGCTCGCTGGGGACCGAGGTGCGCTGCGAACGCCTCACCGTGCACGGCAGGGAAGGGGACACCCCGCGGGGCCTCACCTTCGAGGCGGCGCCCGGAACGATCACTGTGCTTCGCGGCGCCAACGGCTCCGGCAAGTCCACGGCGCTGCTCGCGATCGCGGGACTCCTGCCGGACGACTCCGTCGAGGGACAGGTAACCGCACCCGGGGACCTGGCCTACCTCCCCGCCGCGCCGGCGTACGTCAAGGGGACGGTGGGTGACAACGCGCGGCTCATGGGTTCCCCGTGGGAGGGCACCCGGGCCGCGATGGGACAACTGGGGTTGGAGGAATCGGAAGCAGATCCCTTCGAACTCTCGACGGGCCAGGCGCACCGCGTCGCCATCGCCCGCACGCTCGCACACCCGCACGCGAGCACGCTGCTCCTCGACGAGCCGAGCGCCCACCTCAGCCCGGAGATCCTCCCCGCGCTGTGCGCCTTGTTGCGCCGCCTGGCGGGGGAGGGCGCGTGCGTGGTGGTCGCCAGCCACGACCCCAGGCTCGCGTCGATCGCGGACCAGGTGATCGAGCTATGA
- the cydB gene encoding cytochrome d ubiquinol oxidase subunit II: MDLNTVWFILIAVLFAGYFVLEGFDFGVGMLLPFLGRKERDAALKAIGPVWDGNEVWLITAGGALFAAFPEWYATMFSGFYLPLFIILISLILRGVGLEWRGKIHSQAWRDRCDIGIGIGSWVPSLLWGVAFANIVRGVPIDSARQIDTGLGTLAGLLNPFGLLGGTAFILLFFLHGALFLGLKAEEPLRSRAHGMATKALIPAILVVGGFGLWLQLMSGKPGTWAALAVAAVTLVAAGASVWKDRDGLAFASTALAVLAVVALFFGSLFPNLMPSSLDAAGTLDIHNAASTHYTLVVMTWAAGFITPLVILYQGWTYWVFRKRVTV, from the coding sequence ATGGATCTCAACACAGTCTGGTTCATCCTCATCGCCGTCCTCTTCGCGGGTTACTTCGTCCTCGAGGGCTTCGACTTCGGCGTAGGCATGCTGCTGCCCTTCCTCGGCAGGAAGGAGCGCGACGCCGCGCTCAAGGCCATCGGCCCGGTCTGGGACGGAAACGAGGTCTGGCTCATCACCGCTGGCGGCGCGCTGTTCGCCGCCTTCCCCGAGTGGTACGCCACGATGTTCTCGGGCTTCTACCTCCCGCTGTTCATCATTCTCATCTCGCTCATCCTGCGCGGCGTCGGGCTCGAGTGGCGCGGGAAGATCCACTCGCAGGCCTGGCGGGACCGGTGCGACATCGGCATCGGCATCGGATCGTGGGTGCCGTCGCTGCTGTGGGGCGTGGCCTTCGCCAACATCGTTCGGGGTGTGCCCATCGACTCGGCGCGCCAGATAGACACCGGGCTCGGCACGCTGGCCGGGCTGCTCAACCCCTTCGGCCTGCTCGGGGGAACGGCGTTCATTCTGCTCTTCTTCCTCCACGGCGCGCTTTTCCTCGGGCTCAAGGCCGAGGAACCGCTGCGCTCCCGGGCGCACGGGATGGCCACCAAGGCGCTCATCCCGGCAATCCTCGTCGTCGGCGGCTTCGGCCTGTGGCTGCAGCTTATGTCGGGTAAGCCCGGAACCTGGGCCGCGCTCGCTGTGGCCGCGGTGACACTCGTCGCCGCGGGGGCGAGCGTGTGGAAGGACAGGGATGGCCTCGCCTTCGCATCCACCGCGCTGGCGGTGCTGGCCGTCGTGGCGCTCTTCTTCGGCTCCCTGTTCCCGAACCTCATGCCGTCGTCCCTCGACGCGGCGGGGACCCTTGACATCCACAACGCCGCGAGCACCCACTACACGCTCGTGGTCATGACGTGGGCGGCTGGGTTCATCACCCCGCTGGTGATCCTCTACCAGGGCTGGACCTATTGGGTCTTCCGGAAGCGGGTGACCGTCTAG